One Cryptosporangium aurantiacum DNA window includes the following coding sequences:
- a CDS encoding acyltransferase family protein: MSSTSHAEPRQHPGTTFPADTRRLRRCHELDVLRFLAAAAVVAFHWLFRSSTGGNPLATTGFEGVATLFRYGYLGVDVFFVISGFVILRSAWGRSPGTFLLNRAGRLYPTFWVACTLTAVVVTVLPGDRFPVTFGQWAANLTMGSEAFGVTYVDGVYWTLLVELAFYGLVAVGTVVGLTVNRVLVGVGAWLAVSFVHHAWPLSTGWSRVFVPDWAPYFAAGVGFALLAKEGPGADLGRRQRAAALVLTVVSCAWAMVLGVAFADSLTAKYGVTFSGGVVVGVLAVTFAAFAALAAGVTVPGAARVAILGALTYPLYLVHENIGYTLLTIGNVHLGLNRWVVLAVVAVAAVGLAWTLHRYVEEPGSRRIGHWSRALQARRRRHSRRASLVQLWRAGWRAAPPGTAIPATTAAGAALAVHSRRSGSEPREKVAYAGFTPVTRAL, translated from the coding sequence GTGAGCTCGACATCCCATGCCGAACCACGGCAGCATCCCGGCACCACGTTCCCCGCAGACACCCGTCGCCTACGGCGTTGCCACGAACTGGACGTCCTCCGCTTCCTCGCCGCCGCGGCGGTGGTCGCGTTCCACTGGCTGTTCCGGTCGTCCACCGGCGGGAACCCGCTTGCCACGACCGGGTTCGAGGGTGTCGCCACGCTGTTCCGCTACGGCTACCTCGGTGTCGACGTCTTCTTCGTGATCAGCGGGTTCGTCATCCTGCGCAGCGCCTGGGGCCGGTCGCCGGGCACGTTCCTGCTCAACCGCGCCGGGCGCCTGTACCCGACGTTCTGGGTGGCGTGCACGCTCACCGCGGTCGTGGTGACGGTGCTGCCCGGTGACCGGTTCCCGGTCACGTTCGGGCAGTGGGCGGCGAATCTGACGATGGGCAGCGAGGCGTTCGGCGTGACGTACGTCGACGGTGTCTACTGGACGCTCCTCGTCGAGCTGGCGTTCTACGGGCTGGTCGCAGTCGGCACGGTCGTCGGGCTGACCGTGAACCGGGTGCTGGTCGGCGTCGGGGCGTGGCTCGCAGTGTCGTTCGTCCACCACGCCTGGCCGCTCTCGACCGGATGGTCGCGGGTCTTCGTCCCGGACTGGGCACCGTACTTCGCCGCGGGCGTCGGTTTCGCGCTGCTCGCCAAGGAGGGCCCCGGCGCGGACCTCGGCCGTCGCCAGCGGGCGGCCGCGCTCGTGCTGACCGTGGTGTCCTGCGCGTGGGCGATGGTGCTCGGGGTGGCGTTCGCCGACTCGCTGACCGCCAAGTACGGCGTGACGTTCTCGGGCGGCGTCGTCGTCGGGGTCCTCGCCGTGACGTTCGCCGCGTTCGCCGCGCTGGCGGCCGGTGTGACGGTGCCGGGCGCTGCGCGGGTCGCGATCCTCGGTGCGCTGACCTACCCGCTGTACCTGGTGCACGAGAACATCGGGTACACGCTGCTGACGATCGGCAACGTGCACCTCGGCCTCAACCGCTGGGTCGTGCTCGCGGTCGTCGCCGTCGCGGCGGTGGGACTGGCCTGGACGCTGCACCGCTACGTCGAAGAGCCGGGTAGCCGCCGGATCGGCCACTGGAGCCGGGCGCTCCAGGCGCGCCGCCGCAGGCACTCCCGGCGCGCGAGCCTGGTCCAGCTCTGGCGCGCGGGTTGGCGAGCCGCCCCGCCCGGCACGGCGATCCCCGCGACGACCGCCGCGGGCGCGGCGCTCGCGGTTCACTCCCGCAGAAGCGGGAGCGAGCCGCGCGAGAAGGTCGCCTACGCCGGCTTCACGCCGGTGACCAGGGCGTTGTAG
- a CDS encoding dihydrofolate reductase family protein gives MKLSVNIFLTLDGVMQGPGGREEDTSGGFDHGGWVVPHFDERLGQIVDEYFQQADAFLYGRGTYQIMAAHWPTVTDTDDPVATKFNAYPKYVVSNSLTDAEASWEHSTVLRGDALAAIRDLKKQPGNELQVHGCWQLARSLHAAGLIDVYRLLVFPVVVGSGKRLFDADGPASGYRTVSAETTPAGVTSLVLEPVPFSAGDFN, from the coding sequence ATGAAGCTCAGCGTCAACATCTTCCTCACGCTCGACGGTGTCATGCAGGGCCCGGGCGGCCGCGAGGAAGACACCTCCGGCGGCTTCGACCACGGCGGCTGGGTGGTGCCGCACTTCGACGAGCGTCTCGGCCAGATCGTCGACGAATACTTCCAGCAGGCCGACGCGTTCCTGTACGGCCGCGGCACCTACCAGATCATGGCGGCGCACTGGCCGACGGTCACCGACACCGACGACCCGGTCGCGACGAAGTTCAACGCGTACCCCAAGTACGTGGTGTCGAACTCGCTCACCGACGCCGAGGCGAGCTGGGAGCACAGCACCGTGCTGCGCGGCGACGCGCTGGCGGCGATCCGTGACCTCAAGAAGCAGCCCGGCAACGAACTCCAGGTGCACGGCTGCTGGCAACTCGCCCGGTCGCTGCACGCGGCCGGCCTGATCGACGTCTACCGCCTGCTCGTGTTCCCGGTCGTCGTCGGCTCGGGGAAGCGCCTGTTCGACGCGGACGGGCCGGCGTCCGGCTACCGCACGGTGAGCGCGGAGACGACGCCCGCAGGGGTCACGTCGCTCGTCCTGGAGCCGGTACCGTTCAGCGCCGGCGACTTCAACTGA
- a CDS encoding acetolactate synthase, translating to MNAPGEAGTELEGHGGDLALAALRARGVEAMFTLSGGHVFPLYDAAHTTGFRLVDVRHEQSAVFAAEATAKLTRRPGLAVLTAGPGVTNGVSGVTSAKFNGSPVVVLGGRAPQARWGAGSLQEFDHVPVLAPITKHSATVTDVSRMAADVGAAADLALAPHRGPVFLDLPMDVVFSRATSRIEAPAVPAALEPDPDEVAKAAALIAGAERPVLIAGSDVYAGSAELALVAAAEALRVPVFMNGQGRGCIPADHPLAFARVRGKAFKTSDVVVVVGTPLDFRLAFGSFGDAQVVHVVDAPTQKAGHVTPAAAPVGDLATILTAFANHSGPRKDHESWIASLRDLEDAARTSELDVLRADTDPIKPARIYGELRSVLDRDAVVICDGGDFVSYGGRYLDSYTPGCWLDPGPYGCLGTGAGYAIGARVARPDAQICVLFGDGAAGFSLMDVESLVRQQLPVVMVVGNNGIWGLEKHPMQLVYGYDVAADLQPGLRYDDVVSALGGAGETVEKPGDLGPALRRAFDAGVPYLVNVLTDPADAYPRSSNLA from the coding sequence ATGAATGCGCCTGGTGAAGCCGGTACCGAGTTGGAAGGCCACGGCGGCGATCTCGCGCTCGCGGCGCTGCGAGCCCGGGGCGTCGAGGCGATGTTCACGCTCTCCGGTGGCCACGTCTTCCCCCTCTACGACGCCGCGCACACCACCGGCTTCCGGTTGGTCGACGTCCGGCACGAGCAGAGCGCGGTGTTCGCCGCCGAGGCCACCGCGAAACTGACCCGTCGTCCGGGCCTGGCCGTGCTCACCGCGGGGCCGGGCGTCACCAACGGCGTCTCGGGCGTCACGTCGGCGAAGTTCAACGGCTCGCCGGTCGTCGTCCTCGGGGGCCGGGCGCCGCAGGCGCGGTGGGGCGCCGGGTCGCTCCAGGAGTTCGACCACGTGCCGGTGCTCGCGCCGATCACGAAGCACTCCGCGACCGTCACCGACGTGAGCCGGATGGCCGCCGACGTCGGCGCCGCCGCCGACCTGGCACTGGCCCCGCACCGCGGCCCGGTCTTCCTCGACCTGCCGATGGACGTCGTCTTCTCCCGGGCGACGTCCCGGATCGAGGCCCCCGCGGTCCCGGCCGCGCTCGAGCCCGACCCGGACGAGGTCGCGAAGGCCGCAGCGCTGATCGCCGGTGCGGAGCGTCCGGTGCTGATCGCGGGCTCCGACGTCTACGCCGGCTCGGCCGAGCTCGCGCTGGTCGCGGCGGCCGAGGCGCTGCGCGTCCCGGTGTTCATGAACGGTCAGGGCCGCGGCTGCATCCCGGCCGACCACCCGCTGGCCTTCGCCCGGGTACGCGGCAAGGCGTTCAAGACCTCCGACGTGGTGGTCGTGGTCGGCACGCCGCTGGACTTCCGGCTCGCGTTCGGGTCGTTCGGCGACGCGCAGGTCGTGCACGTCGTCGACGCGCCGACGCAGAAGGCCGGGCACGTGACGCCTGCCGCCGCGCCGGTCGGCGACCTGGCGACGATCCTCACCGCGTTCGCGAACCACAGTGGCCCGCGCAAGGACCACGAGTCCTGGATCGCCTCGCTGCGCGACCTGGAGGACGCCGCCCGGACGTCCGAGCTCGACGTGCTGCGGGCCGACACCGACCCGATCAAGCCCGCCCGGATCTACGGCGAGCTGCGTTCGGTGCTCGACCGGGACGCGGTCGTGATCTGCGACGGTGGTGACTTCGTCTCGTACGGCGGGCGGTACCTCGACTCGTACACGCCGGGCTGCTGGCTGGACCCGGGGCCGTACGGCTGCCTCGGCACCGGCGCCGGGTACGCGATCGGTGCGCGGGTCGCGCGTCCGGACGCGCAGATCTGCGTGCTGTTCGGCGACGGCGCGGCCGGGTTCTCGCTGATGGACGTCGAGTCGCTGGTGCGGCAGCAGTTGCCGGTCGTCATGGTCGTGGGGAACAACGGCATCTGGGGGCTGGAGAAGCACCCGATGCAGCTCGTCTACGGCTACGACGTCGCGGCCGACCTGCAGCCCGGTCTGCGCTACGACGACGTGGTGAGCGCGCTCGGCGGGGCGGGGGAGACCGTCGAGAAGCCCGGTGACCTCGGTCCGGCGCTGCGCCGGGCGTTCGACGCGGGCGTCCCGTATCTCGTCAACGTCCTCACCGACCCGGCAGACGCCTACCCCCGCTCGTCCAACCTCGCCTGA
- a CDS encoding acyltransferase yields MFKRSVDRSGPAQARFLTLASLRWVVRNRAWTPWYLIRYWRFFWLKVTKPHIVTEGFVFLGPRVHLHARKGYGRLVLGKWVHIGGGNALRAHEGTLRVGDKCVFGKDNTVNCYLDIEFGAATIVADWVYVCDFDHVYSDINVPIKDQGIVKTPVRIGPDCWLGTKVTVLRGVTIGRGCVLAAHTVVNKDIPDHSVVVGVPARVVKNRVEEYERAAEKRAALEDIARKQREAALRETTPAVS; encoded by the coding sequence GTGTTCAAGCGCTCTGTTGACCGTTCCGGCCCTGCTCAGGCGCGGTTTCTGACGCTGGCGTCGCTGCGCTGGGTCGTCCGTAACCGCGCCTGGACACCGTGGTACCTGATCCGGTACTGGCGGTTCTTCTGGCTCAAGGTGACCAAGCCGCACATCGTCACCGAAGGGTTTGTGTTCCTCGGGCCGCGCGTCCACCTGCACGCGCGGAAGGGCTACGGGCGGCTGGTCCTCGGCAAGTGGGTGCACATCGGCGGCGGCAACGCGCTGCGGGCGCACGAGGGGACGCTGCGGGTCGGCGACAAGTGTGTGTTCGGCAAGGACAACACCGTCAACTGCTACCTGGACATCGAGTTCGGGGCGGCGACGATCGTGGCCGACTGGGTCTACGTCTGCGACTTCGACCACGTGTACTCGGACATCAACGTTCCGATCAAGGATCAGGGCATCGTGAAGACGCCGGTCCGGATCGGTCCGGACTGCTGGCTCGGCACCAAGGTGACCGTCCTCCGTGGGGTGACGATCGGCCGGGGCTGCGTGCTCGCCGCGCACACGGTCGTCAACAAGGACATCCCCGATCACTCGGTCGTCGTCGGGGTGCCCGCGCGGGTGGTCAAGAATCGCGTCGAGGAGTACGAGCGGGCGGCCGAGAAGCGCGCCGCGCTGGAGGACATCGCGCGCAAACAGCGCGAGGCGGCGTTGCGTGAGACTACTCCCGCTGTTTCGTGA
- a CDS encoding YciI family protein, protein MAQQYMLSVHHRGGFPTDVDPEEMQAQFAAVDAFNREITEAGIWVFGGGLMPPDTATVVDGRGAETVLVDGPFAETKEVLGGFWVITAANLDEALRWASQASKACANPVEVRPFQPEE, encoded by the coding sequence ATGGCACAGCAATACATGCTCTCCGTCCACCACCGCGGTGGGTTTCCGACCGACGTGGACCCCGAGGAGATGCAGGCGCAGTTCGCCGCCGTCGACGCGTTCAACCGCGAGATCACCGAGGCCGGGATCTGGGTCTTCGGCGGCGGTCTGATGCCGCCGGACACCGCGACCGTCGTCGACGGCCGGGGCGCGGAGACGGTGCTGGTCGACGGGCCGTTCGCCGAGACCAAGGAAGTCCTCGGTGGCTTCTGGGTGATCACCGCTGCCAACCTCGACGAGGCCCTGCGCTGGGCGTCCCAGGCCTCGAAGGCGTGCGCCAACCCGGTCGAGGTCCGTCCGTTCCAGCCTGAGGAATGA